The Malus domestica chromosome 10, GDT2T_hap1 nucleotide sequence CGTCCAAAACTAAAGATGGGCTTGTGAGAAGCTAGAAAGAGTGTAAAAATCATCTTCCTAACAACATGGTAgtgaaatatgaaaaaaaattctcttaaGCTTGCATGAACATTAACAATCTTACAACGTATCATGCCTTGACAAGTGAAGCCACTGTTTTTTGGTCAATAGTGATGTCACAGACAAAATACCCTGATTATAAAGTAAAGACATAAACCAAAATAACGTTTTGGCTCCACTGGGTTGTGGATACAAGGAATTGCTTGAACAAAACTAAGAAAGGAATCATTCCCCACCTACAGCTCTTCATCTTCAGCTTTTGAATTTCTCCCCAGAATTTCCACCAGCTCGGTCTCGAATATCAGTGTTGCACCACCTGCAACGTTCAAAAAACAACCTCACTCGTTTGAGATTTTAATTTCCGAAATAGCGGATCTTACTGCTTTTACACATGTTTCACATTAAAAGAGGTCTGGACACACGCGGATTGGAATAATTTATTACCTGGGATGGTTGGTGGAGAACCCTGCTCCCCATAACCAAGTTTTGCAGGTATTTTCAACTTCCGCTTCTCACCTACGCACGTTCCCAACAATCCTTGGTCCCATCCTGCAAAGAAGAAATCCTTTCATATGCTGAAATTGAATTCTGAAGGTAATATTATACCAAGTTTTCAATATCAATACGTATGTCCACCTCTGGAGATCTTAACCAAAATATTAAGAGCGCAGTTATGCTAAATGTATGGTTCTAGTAAAAGGCTACAATGCCATTACATGCAGCAAACCCATCACcaatttaaaattgaaaggaaCCCAAGTTATTAAGACCACGAGTTGAACATAGTTTAATCCAAAAGTACATTCAGTAAAGTTTAGAAAACAGTCATAGTAAGCCTGTCATTAGTAGACGAAGCAGGTTAGAATATTGACAAGCTGAAAAGTCCATTAAACTCTTATAGCCAGTAGAAACAACTAATGAATGTAATTATCTGAAATTGGTTACTTATGCATAGGCTTAGATATATAGAATAAACAAACGCTTCCTATACAAACAATTGTCAAGCTATGGGTTTGCCTACAACCTGTTATGTATTCCAGCATAAGGTACTTTTACAAGAGTAAGAAAACTACATTTGAATATGGACATGAATTAAATAGTGCACCACGAACCTTTTATAACTTGACCAGTCCCAAGCTCAAAAGAGATTGGATCGCCCCTTTCAAAACTAGAATCAAATACAGTTCCATCAGTGAGTTTCCCCTGCAAAGGTTAAAGACAAAAACTTTTAGTCTTTTCAGTCTTCATTATAGGATGAGAAATTGGCTCAAAAATCTGACTTATGGTAAGACAACTACATGAACGCGGGTAGAATTCAGATTGAATGAAAAAGAGTACAAGCAATTAAGAAAAAGCTTCTGATGAACTGAAACTGAAAGTTGAATGTCAAAGCGTATCATGTGACACAAAGTCTGTCAGAACCTGAACATTCTCAAGAGATCTTGCAGAAGATTTGCTGATATCAATTGGTATACCCCATATTCTCACCGAACACGGGCAGGGGTAGGGGGGATCTGACTGATAGAATAGACAGGTGGAAAATACCAAACTAATACCCACAACGGACGTTAACATCAGTCTCAACCAGATGCTATTAGGTTTCACTTCAGCGGAGTATGAGCTCTCTATTAACCAGAACATATAAAAAGATGTACAAGACGAGTAACGGATACATAGGCAGCATAATTTACATAAGAATAGATCCAATAAATGATGAAATAACAATTGATTTGTCAGGTTTCTAAAGCAAAGAATATGATTGCAAAGTTTGACCTTTCTTAAGCAAAACAAAAAGTATGCTATGTTTGGTAATCACATTTAATAACAAAATGCTAATCTGATTCTGATTACAAGAAAGTATTTATATGCATATACCATCATACATAAAACCGTCAGCTGTTCCATAGATTCAACTTACCCGATAGTGCACCCTGACTGTATCACCTTTACGAGCCTTAATTTCACAAGATTCCGGCTTATACTGCAAAATAAAAGCAAGTTCCAAGTATCAATAAAGGTGAAGGAAGGATGAGCTCCAACTTCCAACCAATTCTAGCAGAACGCTCTTCGTCCAAGGTTAAATACACGAGcagagaaaaacaaagaaataacaacaaaatcttaaaaaatcttaaaaaatCTAACCCAAGAGTCGGCAAATCAAAGCACTTCATAGCATAATGATAGGAACAAGCAACCCTTCAAAGAAAATGACCCAAATCCAAACAAGCTGATCAACGAAAATAACGGGGGCGAAAAATAACCCAAGGGTCTTAAACATAATATGCTATTAAAAAAGATCGTAACTTGCATATGTGAGTTAGGCCAGTTGGCGAGGATGCGCAAACATCCGCAGATTGGAGTAGATTAGAATACCGCTTTGTAAAGAAAAGATCATAATTCAATGACTCATCAAGTAAGAAACTTTAAACTCAACCAAGCAGTTGCCCCACACACAAATCACCACAAATCAATCAGCTCCCGCAAATCATCCACAATTTCGACATAAACACATCGTTTCGATTACAAATTGGACTCGGAAAACAGTTCAATGAAACAAAAAACGAAAGGGGCAAATTTACCTTGACGCCAATCTGCAACTCTTTGACCTCCTTGGCCGCAAAAACTAGATTTAGAAAGCAAAAACAAGTTAGCAAATGAAATTGAAAGTTTTGAGCCCAAATGGAATCAGGAATTCGTAGGATTCCGTGAGTGATTTAAGACCTACCGGAGCTGGAGAGAgacaggaagaagaagagaatggcAACGGGTTTCATTGCAGCAGCGGTCGCTCAGTCCGAGTGTGTCCGAGGAGGGGATCTCAGGGTTATAAATGGGCCTCAAATATGGATTTCTATTGGTTGTGAATACGTCGATATGGCTTATGTGGCAGTCAATGGTCCactttgtaaatattttttccttttttactcATTCATTTACCACAACAATGATTATATAGATTCTCTGAAAATGAACATGAAAAAATTAgtgtgaaaaattgaaaatcattttCCATTTTTAAAGGCTAATTATAACTACTCTCATTATTAAGATGTAATCTTTGTCTGCTGTTACTTTGCTCAAGCAAAATTTATCTAATAACTTTCATTCTTTTTATATAATTGTGACTAATTGTAAGACAATGATGGATAGTTTGGTCAGATATCAGGTGAACTATGTTTTCAGGAAGCGAAATCATGTTGCTAATCAGACGAAGTAGAGCCTTGTTTTCCATGATCCTCCTGCTTGGATTGTGTCTGCTCTAAAAGGGATGATGTGCTTGGAGTTTGTAAAATGAGATATGTTTGTTTTGAGGGTTTATGTTAGGTTGTCTATGTTTTTTCCCCTTGttttatcaaaaataaaataaaataaaggctaaTTATAGTTTATTTGATCTCTCCAAGAGAAATCATGACTTGTATAAAGTTAGTTATCATAAAATAGCTATTATTATGTGATACTAGAAAATCGTCATATGGTAATCTTCAGGGACAAATCATTATTTTCAAGATGGTAGATGTTTTGATTTTCTGAAGTCACATTTTACGTCTCATTTCATAATTATTAGGTATTGAACTCACCGTTTACATGAGTCTAGAGGTGCATCTTGGGCAGGTTTGACGAGTTAGATCGCCAACCCAACTTTAAACCTACATTCCTAATTCGAGTTTGGTCTGTGTTTGGGTTCATGCGAGTTTGCCAAACTTTATCAAGTTCAATCTTGTAAATAAATCTCAATTTTGAACCAAATAACatcaaaattatttaaaacacaATTTAACACATCATCATCTATACAAAAGATAAACCAAACAGTGTGGAACTCATTTCTAAAGTTTCAAACATTGAAAGTTTGAAATTAAATTACAAGACAATGGCAAATGTCAATAAAGATCAAGTAAAAGCTACACCCAAGAATCCGCCCAAGGTAGGGATTGCCATGGCCGAGTCTCAATAAGGATCAAGTAAAAGCTTTGATTGAATGctatgtattttattaataaatGGCTGAAAATGTTAACAGTTTACATGTTTAACATCCACTATATCATTGTTTTGATAACTCATCCAGTCAGATAAGAAAACGGAAATAAACTTGCAAGCTTCTTCTCCTGGGAGACAAATCTGGACAACAATATGTTCAAGCCATGTAACATAACCCGCAAATCGTGGTAGCGTCGGTCTGCAAGATCACTTCCTCCGAGTCTCTGAGAAAGAGTTCACTTAGTTCCGACTCCTTGGAATTTGACATGTTTACCATGCAGCTCCAGCATACATGTAAACTCTGCTATCCTCCAAATTACACTTCAACTCCAATGTATCCTTGAAATGCAGAACTTAATGTTCTCAGCAATCCCAACTCATCCTCAATAGTAATGAAAAAGAATCGCCTAAACGTGTGTCGTGTAGCAGAACATACATGCTATACATCTTCAGGCTGATAGTGGCATGGTCACATTACTACATCCTCTCAGCATCGACCATATGAGATTCCCTATCTCATGTACGAATCCAACCAAGGAAAAGGCATAGACGTCTTGAGCTGAACTCAGCACAAGAATTGATCTACTCTCCATTTACAAAATGCAAAGCATTTAACAAAGTCTTGTAAGTCCTTTCATTCATCATACTATCCTTCCTCCGGAAATCCTCTAGTAAATCAAATGCCTCGACACCCTTTCCATCCCGGCACAACCCTTCCAACAACGTTTTGTAAGTTAACAAATCAGGAGACATAGCATTACTCAACATATCAAGCACAACCTCAGTTGCATCATCATACTTCCGTCCCATAGCGAGACTGCAAATCACAATCATATACGTACTACTGCTAGGCACCAACCCTTTTCCTCTCATTTCCttgtaaaaccctaaaccctgagCAACCCTCCCCTTCTCACACAACCCCTTAGCTATGTAGCCATAAGTATACGCATTTGGCTCACAACCGTACAACCCCATTTCGCGAAAAACCTGCATTGCATCATCAACCTGCAAACACTTCGAATACGCCTTTATGATCATATTCAACACAAACGTATCTGGAATCACACCGCACGCCTTCATCTGCTTCGACAAAGACCGCACGGCGCGCAAGTACACATAGCAAA carries:
- the LOC103445363 gene encoding peptidyl-prolyl cis-trans isomerase FKBP15-2; translated protein: MKPVAILFFFLSLSSSVFAAKEVKELQIGVKYKPESCEIKARKGDTVRVHYRGKLTDGTVFDSSFERGDPISFELGTGQVIKGWDQGLLGTCVGEKRKLKIPAKLGYGEQGSPPTIPGGATLIFETELVEILGRNSKAEDEEL